Proteins from a single region of Clupea harengus chromosome 5, Ch_v2.0.2, whole genome shotgun sequence:
- the tardbpb gene encoding TAR DNA-binding protein 43 isoform X1 — translation MEMAECYIRVAEDENEEPMEIPSEEDSTVLLSSVSAQFPGACGLRFRSPVSQCMRGVRLVEGILHAPENGWQNLVYVVNYPKDNKRKMDEMDAALASKMKRGDQKTSDLIVLGLPWKTSEQDLKDYFATFGEVIMVQVKRDVKTGNSKGFGFVRFTEYETQNKVMSQRHMIDGRWCDCKLPNSKAFSPTDYMFDQQAGPDEPQRCRKVFVGRCTEDMTADDLRQFFMQYGEVTDVFIPKPFRAFSFVTFADDQVAAALCGEDLIVKGVSVHISNAEPKHNNSRQMMERAGRFGNGFGQGFGSSRSIGGGSSSSTMGNFGNFNLNPAMMAAAQAALQSSWGMMGMLASQQGGQSTTSGTSTSGPASSTRGETQAYSSGGNSNYSTNSASLGWGTGSNSTTSGSGFTSGFGSSMESKSSGWGM, via the exons ATGGAAATGGCCGAATGTTATATTCGCGTGGCGGAAGATGAGAATGAGGAGCCCATGGAAATCCCATCAGAGGAAGACAGCACCGTGTTGCTGTCGAGCGTCTCCGCACAGTTTCCAGGAGCTTGCGGCCTACGTTTCCGGAGCCCAGTGTCCCAGTGCATGCGAGGGGTCCGTTTAGTGGAAGGAATTCTTCATGCTCCCGAGAATGGATGGCAAAATCTGGTCTATGTCGTCAACTATCCTAAAG ATAACAAAAGGAAGATGGATGAGATGGATGCTGCATTGGCCTCAAAAATGAAGAGAGGGGATCAGAAGACCTCAGACCTGATTGTGTTGGGGCTTCCATGGAAAACCTCAGAACAGGACCTGAAAGACTATTTTGCCACTTTTGGTGAAGTCATCATGGTCCAG GTCAAGCGTGATGTGAAAACTGGGAACTCAAAGGGTTTTGGATTCGTGAGGTTCACAGAGTATGAAACTCAGAACAAAGTGATGTCACAGCGTCACATGATTGATGGAAGATGGTGTGACTGCAAGCTCCCCAATTCCAAG GCCTTTAGTCCAACGGATTATATGTTTGACCAACAGGCTGGTCCTGATGAGCCTCAGAGGTGCAGGAAAGTGTTCGTGGGCCGATGCACCGAGGACATGACTGCCGATGACCTGAGGCAGTTCTTTATGCAGTATGGCGAGGTCACTGATGTGTTCATCCCAAAACCTTTCCGTGCTTTTTCCTTTGTCACCTTTGCTGATGACCAG GTTGCCGCAGCACTGTGTGGTGAGGACCTGATCGTCAAAGGAGTCAGCGTGCACATCTCCAATGCTGAGCCTAAGCATAACAATAGTAGGCaaatgatggagagagcaggCCGCTTTGGCAATGGGTTTGGCCAGGGGTTTGGCAGTAGCCGCAGTATAGGCGGGGGCAGCAGCTCTAGCACCATGGGTAACTTTGGTAACTTCAACCTCAACCCGGCCATGATGGCCGCGGCCCAAGCAGCTCTACAGAGCAGCTGGGGGATGATGGGTATGCTGGCCAGCCAGCAGGGTGGTCAGTCCACTACCTCTGGTACCAGCACTAGCGGGCCGGCCAGCTCCACTCGGGGGGAAACCCAGGCATACAGTTCAGGCGGCAACAGTAACTACAGTACCAATTCAGCGAGTCTGGGGTGGGGGACCGGCTCTAACTCCACAACTAGCGGGAGTGGGTTTACCTCTGGCTTTGGCTCCAGCATGGAGTCCAAGTCTTCAGGTTGGGGTATGTAA
- the tardbpb gene encoding TAR DNA-binding protein 43 isoform X3 — MEMAECYIRVAEDENEEPMEIPSEEDSTVLLSSVSAQFPGACGLRFRSPVSQCMRGVRLVEGILHAPENGWQNLVYVVNYPKDNKRKMDEMDAALASKMKRGDQKTSDLIVLGLPWKTSEQDLKDYFATFGEVIMVQVKRDVKTGNSKGFGFVRFTEYETQNKVMSQRHMIDGRWCDCKLPNSKAFSPTDYMFDQQAGPDEPQRCRKVFVGRCTEDMTADDLRQFFMQYGEVTDVFIPKPFRAFSFVTFADDQVAAALCGEDLIVKGVSVHISNAEPKHNNIHISPAFLGRRPCLAAMCG; from the exons ATGGAAATGGCCGAATGTTATATTCGCGTGGCGGAAGATGAGAATGAGGAGCCCATGGAAATCCCATCAGAGGAAGACAGCACCGTGTTGCTGTCGAGCGTCTCCGCACAGTTTCCAGGAGCTTGCGGCCTACGTTTCCGGAGCCCAGTGTCCCAGTGCATGCGAGGGGTCCGTTTAGTGGAAGGAATTCTTCATGCTCCCGAGAATGGATGGCAAAATCTGGTCTATGTCGTCAACTATCCTAAAG ATAACAAAAGGAAGATGGATGAGATGGATGCTGCATTGGCCTCAAAAATGAAGAGAGGGGATCAGAAGACCTCAGACCTGATTGTGTTGGGGCTTCCATGGAAAACCTCAGAACAGGACCTGAAAGACTATTTTGCCACTTTTGGTGAAGTCATCATGGTCCAG GTCAAGCGTGATGTGAAAACTGGGAACTCAAAGGGTTTTGGATTCGTGAGGTTCACAGAGTATGAAACTCAGAACAAAGTGATGTCACAGCGTCACATGATTGATGGAAGATGGTGTGACTGCAAGCTCCCCAATTCCAAG GCCTTTAGTCCAACGGATTATATGTTTGACCAACAGGCTGGTCCTGATGAGCCTCAGAGGTGCAGGAAAGTGTTCGTGGGCCGATGCACCGAGGACATGACTGCCGATGACCTGAGGCAGTTCTTTATGCAGTATGGCGAGGTCACTGATGTGTTCATCCCAAAACCTTTCCGTGCTTTTTCCTTTGTCACCTTTGCTGATGACCAG GTTGCCGCAGCACTGTGTGGTGAGGACCTGATCGTCAAAGGAGTCAGCGTGCACATCTCCAATGCTGAGCCTAAGCATAACAATA TTCACATCTCTCCCGCTTTCCTGGGAAGACGCCCCTGTTTGGCCGCAATGTGTGGCTGA
- the tardbpb gene encoding TAR DNA-binding protein 43 isoform X2, with protein sequence MEMAECYIRVAEDENEEPMEIPSEEDSTVLLSSVSAQFPGACGLRFRSPVSQCMRGVRLVEGILHAPENGWQNLVYVVNYPKDNKRKMDEMDAALASKMKRGDQKTSDLIVLGLPWKTSEQDLKDYFATFGEVIMVQVKRDVKTGNSKGFGFVRFTEYETQNKVMSQRHMIDGRWCDCKLPNSKAGPDEPQRCRKVFVGRCTEDMTADDLRQFFMQYGEVTDVFIPKPFRAFSFVTFADDQVAAALCGEDLIVKGVSVHISNAEPKHNNSRQMMERAGRFGNGFGQGFGSSRSIGGGSSSSTMGNFGNFNLNPAMMAAAQAALQSSWGMMGMLASQQGGQSTTSGTSTSGPASSTRGETQAYSSGGNSNYSTNSASLGWGTGSNSTTSGSGFTSGFGSSMESKSSGWGM encoded by the exons ATGGAAATGGCCGAATGTTATATTCGCGTGGCGGAAGATGAGAATGAGGAGCCCATGGAAATCCCATCAGAGGAAGACAGCACCGTGTTGCTGTCGAGCGTCTCCGCACAGTTTCCAGGAGCTTGCGGCCTACGTTTCCGGAGCCCAGTGTCCCAGTGCATGCGAGGGGTCCGTTTAGTGGAAGGAATTCTTCATGCTCCCGAGAATGGATGGCAAAATCTGGTCTATGTCGTCAACTATCCTAAAG ATAACAAAAGGAAGATGGATGAGATGGATGCTGCATTGGCCTCAAAAATGAAGAGAGGGGATCAGAAGACCTCAGACCTGATTGTGTTGGGGCTTCCATGGAAAACCTCAGAACAGGACCTGAAAGACTATTTTGCCACTTTTGGTGAAGTCATCATGGTCCAG GTCAAGCGTGATGTGAAAACTGGGAACTCAAAGGGTTTTGGATTCGTGAGGTTCACAGAGTATGAAACTCAGAACAAAGTGATGTCACAGCGTCACATGATTGATGGAAGATGGTGTGACTGCAAGCTCCCCAATTCCAAG GCTGGTCCTGATGAGCCTCAGAGGTGCAGGAAAGTGTTCGTGGGCCGATGCACCGAGGACATGACTGCCGATGACCTGAGGCAGTTCTTTATGCAGTATGGCGAGGTCACTGATGTGTTCATCCCAAAACCTTTCCGTGCTTTTTCCTTTGTCACCTTTGCTGATGACCAG GTTGCCGCAGCACTGTGTGGTGAGGACCTGATCGTCAAAGGAGTCAGCGTGCACATCTCCAATGCTGAGCCTAAGCATAACAATAGTAGGCaaatgatggagagagcaggCCGCTTTGGCAATGGGTTTGGCCAGGGGTTTGGCAGTAGCCGCAGTATAGGCGGGGGCAGCAGCTCTAGCACCATGGGTAACTTTGGTAACTTCAACCTCAACCCGGCCATGATGGCCGCGGCCCAAGCAGCTCTACAGAGCAGCTGGGGGATGATGGGTATGCTGGCCAGCCAGCAGGGTGGTCAGTCCACTACCTCTGGTACCAGCACTAGCGGGCCGGCCAGCTCCACTCGGGGGGAAACCCAGGCATACAGTTCAGGCGGCAACAGTAACTACAGTACCAATTCAGCGAGTCTGGGGTGGGGGACCGGCTCTAACTCCACAACTAGCGGGAGTGGGTTTACCTCTGGCTTTGGCTCCAGCATGGAGTCCAAGTCTTCAGGTTGGGGTATGTAA